A window of the Xiashengella succiniciproducens genome harbors these coding sequences:
- a CDS encoding ATP-binding protein — translation MKFGINRTPVKPALRISLIYFVVGAGWILISDRISLPSVKNDADMQVFQTVKGLLYVLLTAVFLFLLIHRQVSRQYNLIRLLKKNNKVMRFGLARQNELNIFLLDNRNKVLLGLGRWIIQRKKELRESAGENELEWVEDPESRKKIQAFLKNGAGKKIYQEDLLVDGKFLRFRLISYPSENSKGRLRLLIVEDLTLKKQLIDQVAAERNQVSLLRQRLSNESTMLRIHQARFRMLADNLNEGVVIRQTDPTGKPGIIEYINDAAISFLGLNKEKFSADGLWNRFMPEKPEEKELLTGRRPDISRPTIIEGLLTFPEGHVRVIVRTEYISSGSASFMMYTITRLFSRTVTSSEDDVRVYNMLGAVNTGVVLVDSNYKCFYCNPSLFHMLGNRRPVSLPASISEVLSEPLETDFETLIEEAFSGDIVASPDFRFPARSGHWYSFVLYPVRNENGVVDHVMGITHDNTLRRAYEEMLDRASSLADSSNRLKTGFLSNLSHEVRTPMNGILGFIELLEQEELTETQKYHIDLIRRSGEKLLSILDALVEMAKIENEQVTVEKKWTDMSSLVEEVNDYMKQKITESSKAMVESRCDYVPDHVPTRIYTDGSKLVQVLKLLIDNAVKFTQWGYIEFGIESTNENSGTVNLWIKDTGVGISDAFKYQIFQPFVTFKDSENVLYGGLGVGLSIARGLVELLGGQIEVESEVGKGSRFIVTLPLQMGEDSKENIKIVHEGSEKIMLVQYGFHSVKELSRKLRSHNIKVVHANDGVSAIEKLFEEKDISLVITDIRLSDIDAFELLRSLRKVNPKVPVIAQTSYYLPEEKIRCINEGFVDYMVKPIDPSAVARILRIPVFSI, via the coding sequence ATGAAATTCGGTATAAACAGAACACCCGTTAAACCCGCACTTAGGATATCATTGATCTATTTCGTTGTCGGAGCCGGTTGGATATTGATATCTGACCGCATTAGCCTTCCCTCTGTCAAAAATGATGCCGATATGCAGGTCTTTCAGACCGTTAAGGGACTTCTATATGTTCTTTTGACTGCTGTATTTCTTTTTCTGCTTATCCACAGACAGGTTAGCCGTCAATACAATCTTATCCGTCTTCTCAAAAAGAACAACAAAGTAATGCGTTTTGGTCTTGCACGGCAAAATGAGCTTAATATCTTTCTGTTAGATAATCGCAATAAGGTGTTGCTAGGTTTGGGGCGGTGGATTATTCAAAGGAAGAAGGAGCTGAGAGAAAGTGCCGGTGAGAATGAACTAGAGTGGGTGGAAGATCCTGAGTCAAGGAAGAAAATTCAAGCCTTTCTTAAAAATGGAGCAGGCAAGAAGATATATCAGGAGGATCTGCTGGTTGATGGGAAGTTCTTACGATTCAGACTGATTTCATATCCATCAGAAAACAGTAAAGGAAGACTGCGCTTGCTTATAGTTGAGGATTTGACCCTCAAAAAGCAGTTGATAGATCAGGTTGCTGCTGAGCGAAATCAGGTGTCATTGCTGAGGCAAAGGCTTAGTAATGAAAGCACTATGCTTCGTATTCATCAGGCTAGATTCAGGATGCTGGCAGACAATCTAAACGAGGGTGTAGTAATCAGACAAACTGACCCGACTGGAAAGCCTGGGATTATTGAATATATAAATGATGCTGCAATCAGCTTTTTGGGTCTCAACAAGGAGAAGTTTTCTGCCGATGGATTATGGAACAGGTTTATGCCTGAGAAACCTGAGGAAAAAGAACTGCTTACCGGAAGGAGACCGGATATAAGTAGGCCAACTATTATTGAAGGATTACTGACGTTCCCTGAAGGGCACGTCAGAGTAATTGTAAGGACTGAATATATTAGCTCAGGATCTGCATCTTTTATGATGTACACTATTACAAGACTCTTTTCAAGAACCGTGACTTCCTCTGAGGATGATGTCAGGGTATATAATATGCTTGGTGCAGTCAATACCGGAGTAGTACTTGTAGATAGTAATTACAAGTGTTTTTACTGCAATCCTTCATTATTTCATATGCTTGGCAATCGCCGTCCGGTTAGTCTTCCGGCCAGCATAAGTGAAGTCTTGTCAGAGCCGCTGGAAACAGATTTCGAGACCCTGATTGAGGAGGCCTTTAGTGGTGATATCGTGGCATCACCCGACTTTCGTTTCCCGGCCAGAAGCGGGCATTGGTACAGTTTTGTACTTTATCCGGTACGTAATGAGAACGGGGTTGTAGATCATGTGATGGGTATTACTCATGATAATACTCTGCGCAGGGCTTATGAGGAGATGCTTGATCGTGCAAGTAGTCTTGCCGATAGCAGCAACCGACTCAAAACAGGTTTCCTTTCCAACCTGTCACATGAGGTGCGTACTCCAATGAACGGTATTCTAGGTTTTATAGAACTACTGGAGCAGGAAGAACTGACCGAAACTCAGAAATATCACATAGACCTGATCAGACGAAGCGGTGAAAAGCTGTTGTCTATTCTTGATGCCCTTGTTGAGATGGCAAAAATTGAAAATGAACAGGTTACCGTTGAAAAGAAGTGGACTGACATGAGCAGCCTTGTGGAAGAGGTTAATGATTATATGAAACAGAAGATTACCGAGAGTTCCAAAGCCATGGTTGAATCAAGGTGTGATTATGTTCCCGATCATGTACCAACCAGGATATATACTGATGGCAGTAAGCTTGTTCAGGTTCTTAAGCTCTTGATTGATAATGCTGTAAAGTTTACCCAGTGGGGTTATATTGAGTTTGGTATTGAAAGTACAAATGAAAACAGCGGTACAGTTAACCTATGGATAAAGGACACAGGTGTTGGTATCAGCGATGCATTCAAATACCAGATATTCCAGCCTTTTGTGACCTTCAAGGACTCAGAAAACGTGCTATATGGTGGTCTTGGTGTAGGTTTGAGTATTGCCAGAGGACTTGTAGAATTGCTTGGAGGTCAGATAGAAGTTGAATCGGAAGTTGGAAAGGGAAGCCGTTTCATTGTTACTCTTCCTCTGCAAATGGGTGAAGACAGTAAGGAAAATATTAAGATAGTACATGAAGGCTCTGAAAAGATAATGTTGGTACAATACGGTTTCCATTCAGTTAAGGAGCTTAGCAGAAAGCTTAGAAGCCACAATATTAAGGTTGTACATGCCAATGATGGAGTTTCTGCAATAGAGAAACTATTTGAAGAAAAGGATATTAGCCTGGTGATAACTGATATTAGATTGTCAGACATAGATGCCTTTGAATTGCTGCGTTCGCTAAGGAAAGTCAATCCAAAAGTGCCTGTAATTGCTCAGACATCATATTACCTGCCTGAGGAGAAGATACGATGTATAAATGAAGGCTTTGTGGATTACATGGTTAAACCGATAGACCCTTCCGCAGTTGCCAGAATACTTCGCATACCAGTATTCTCAATCTGA
- a CDS encoding response regulator: MNEKRILIIDNNSVDIEEASSILSGEGYQVMPVMDFTTAGGRLEDGGFDLILIDVTDSNADSFELCRVLKEDSRFREIPLIFTTSRPDCKELAMGFEVGGDDICYKALFLKGTTKKGKESSGSEIISYSTWQYRQDA; encoded by the coding sequence ATGAACGAAAAGCGAATTTTGATAATTGACAACAACTCCGTAGATATAGAGGAGGCTTCTTCAATACTTTCAGGAGAAGGCTACCAAGTAATGCCGGTAATGGACTTCACGACAGCCGGAGGCCGTCTTGAAGACGGTGGTTTTGACCTGATTCTGATTGACGTTACCGATAGTAACGCAGATAGTTTCGAACTTTGCCGGGTATTAAAGGAAGATTCCCGATTCAGGGAGATTCCTCTGATATTCACCACTTCGCGCCCTGACTGCAAGGAACTTGCCATGGGATTCGAGGTTGGGGGTGATGATATATGTTACAAAGCCTTATTCCTCAAAGGAACTACTAAAAAAGGTAAGGAATCATCTGGATCTGAAATCATATCGTACTCTACTTGGCAATACAGACAAGACGCTTGA
- a CDS encoding NADP-dependent malic enzyme has translation MSSNRKGEALQYHAEGRPGKIQVIPTKPYTTQRDLALAYSPGVAEPCLEIEKDPQHAYDYTTKGNLVAVISNGTAVLGLGDIGAIAGKPVMEGKGLLFKIFADIDVFDIEIDEKDPDKFVQVVKAISPTFGGINLEDIKAPECFDIEEKLKAQLDIPLMHDDQHGTAIISGAALINALELAGKKIEDVKIVVNGAGAAASSCASLYIHLGAKKENIVMVDSKGVISVRRKDLNDRKKPFATALNVDTLEEAVKGCDVFLGLSVANVLTKEMVRSMADNPIVFALANPEPEISYDDAMASRPDIIFATGRSDYPNQVNNVLGFPYIFRGALDVRATGINEEMKVAAAISIAQLTKEPVPDVVALAYDDAKLSYGRNYIIPKPLDPRLLVTVAPAVAKAAIESGVARKTITDWEEYKDELRGRMGIDNRLMRSLTEMAKKKSKRIVFAEANHANMLKAAQIAKNEGLCIPILLGNEERLQKLIDELELDMTGVEIINMRHDREEARRRRYAQALANKRQRDGMTYAEAYEKMYDRNYFGIAMVEAGEADACLTGTYTKYDDAIKPAIEIVGIREGLSHIAGLNIVHNKLGTFFFSDTLINNHPNAQTLKDIALLTHKTVQLFNITPVMAMLSYSNFGERNSGSPAMVRGVVADIHNERPDILIDGEMQVNYALDKKLRHEMFPFSKIDNMDVNTLIFPNLSSANISYKMMLEIGMSETIGPIQMGLKKPIHILNIESSVRDILNMVIIAAVDAIFEEEGKIE, from the coding sequence ATGAGTTCTAACAGGAAAGGGGAGGCTCTGCAGTATCATGCTGAGGGCCGTCCGGGTAAGATCCAGGTTATACCTACAAAACCCTATACCACACAGCGCGACTTAGCGCTTGCTTATTCGCCTGGCGTAGCCGAGCCTTGTCTTGAGATTGAGAAAGACCCTCAGCATGCGTATGACTACACTACAAAGGGAAATCTGGTTGCCGTAATTTCAAATGGAACGGCCGTCCTTGGTTTGGGTGATATTGGCGCAATTGCCGGAAAGCCAGTGATGGAAGGAAAGGGATTGCTTTTTAAAATATTCGCAGATATTGATGTCTTTGATATAGAAATCGATGAGAAGGATCCCGACAAGTTTGTTCAGGTTGTTAAAGCTATCTCTCCAACCTTTGGCGGGATCAATCTTGAAGATATTAAGGCTCCAGAGTGCTTTGACATAGAAGAAAAGCTGAAAGCTCAGCTTGACATTCCTCTGATGCATGATGACCAGCACGGAACTGCAATTATATCAGGAGCTGCACTTATAAATGCGCTTGAACTGGCAGGCAAGAAGATAGAGGATGTTAAGATAGTTGTCAATGGTGCCGGAGCAGCAGCTTCTTCCTGTGCCTCCCTCTATATTCATCTTGGTGCAAAAAAGGAAAATATAGTAATGGTTGACAGCAAGGGGGTTATTTCGGTTCGCAGAAAGGATCTTAATGATCGCAAGAAACCCTTTGCAACAGCCCTTAATGTAGATACGCTTGAAGAAGCCGTGAAGGGATGTGACGTATTCCTGGGCCTCTCAGTTGCCAATGTCCTTACTAAGGAGATGGTGAGAAGCATGGCCGACAATCCTATTGTGTTTGCACTGGCAAATCCGGAACCTGAGATATCCTATGATGATGCAATGGCTTCGCGTCCTGATATAATATTCGCTACAGGACGAAGTGACTATCCCAACCAGGTTAACAATGTGCTTGGATTCCCCTATATCTTCCGTGGTGCACTTGATGTCCGTGCTACCGGTATCAACGAAGAGATGAAGGTGGCTGCTGCAATTTCGATCGCACAGCTAACCAAGGAACCAGTTCCCGATGTTGTTGCACTGGCCTATGATGATGCAAAGCTGAGCTATGGACGCAACTATATTATCCCCAAACCGCTGGATCCAAGACTGCTGGTAACAGTTGCACCTGCGGTTGCAAAGGCTGCAATTGAAAGTGGTGTGGCACGCAAGACAATAACTGACTGGGAAGAGTATAAGGATGAGCTTCGTGGCAGAATGGGTATTGACAACAGGCTGATGCGAAGCCTGACTGAGATGGCCAAGAAGAAGTCCAAGCGAATTGTCTTTGCAGAGGCAAATCATGCCAATATGCTAAAGGCTGCTCAGATTGCAAAGAATGAAGGTCTTTGTATCCCAATACTGCTGGGTAATGAGGAAAGGCTTCAAAAGCTTATTGATGAACTGGAACTTGATATGACTGGTGTAGAGATCATCAATATGCGCCACGATCGCGAAGAGGCAAGACGCAGACGTTATGCACAAGCTCTTGCCAATAAGAGACAGCGCGATGGAATGACCTATGCCGAGGCCTATGAAAAGATGTATGACCGCAATTACTTTGGTATTGCAATGGTTGAGGCAGGTGAAGCAGATGCATGTTTGACAGGTACCTATACCAAGTATGACGATGCCATCAAGCCAGCTATTGAAATCGTGGGTATTCGTGAAGGCCTTAGCCATATTGCCGGCCTTAACATAGTTCACAATAAGCTGGGAACCTTCTTCTTTTCAGACACGCTTATAAATAACCACCCCAATGCTCAAACACTGAAGGATATTGCATTGCTGACACATAAGACAGTACAACTATTCAATATTACTCCTGTAATGGCTATGTTGTCCTACTCCAATTTCGGTGAAAGAAATTCAGGTAGTCCTGCAATGGTACGTGGAGTAGTTGCCGACATCCACAACGAGCGCCCTGATATACTTATCGACGGAGAGATGCAGGTCAACTATGCCCTCGACAAGAAGTTGAGACATGAGATGTTCCCCTTCTCCAAGATCGACAATATGGATGTCAACACCCTGATATTTCCAAACCTGAGTTCGGCAAATATCTCCTACAAGATGATGCTCGAAATCGGGATGAGTGAAACTATAGGTCCGATCCAGATGGGACTTAAGAAGCCGATACACATTCTTAATATTGAAAGTTCAGTACGCGACATCCTCAACATGGTAATTATTGCCGCAGTTGATGCAATCTTTGAGGAAGAGGGTAAGATTGAGTAA
- a CDS encoding DEAD/DEAH box helicase produces MKFDKYGLIPALRDNLERLGFKRPTDIQYKAISPILKGEDVLAIAQTGTGKTAAFAIPVIQIMSTRPHLPEPGSMRCLVMVPTHELAIQIANVFKELATGTGLKVIGLYGGVEQDPQIAHLKNGVDVLVATPGRMFDLAAQKHLNFKSVQILILDEADHMLEKGFYNDMQDLVRRIPRRRQTLFFSATIDKTIKDLAYSLVNKPVRIQISPKDPVSKNVDHSLMYVEMDDKRFFLERIIREHPESKILVFVRTKVRAERVVKAMERVGLKAESIHGDLAQKDRAKVMDRFRSGENKVLIATDVSARGIDIPNVEYVVNYDLPDDPENYVHRVGRTGRGTNRGIAVSFCGREEKEKLEEIESYLDNPIKVLELDPTDYEATIDFSKDAKYDWKSVVNELIDFEEKPKKKKK; encoded by the coding sequence ATGAAGTTTGATAAGTACGGACTTATTCCCGCATTACGGGATAATCTTGAGAGGTTAGGATTCAAACGCCCCACAGATATTCAATACAAAGCAATATCTCCGATTTTGAAAGGAGAGGATGTGCTTGCCATCGCCCAGACGGGCACCGGAAAGACTGCAGCATTTGCTATACCGGTTATCCAGATAATGTCAACCAGGCCTCATTTGCCTGAACCAGGCAGTATGCGCTGCCTGGTAATGGTGCCGACTCACGAATTAGCAATTCAGATTGCCAATGTCTTCAAAGAGCTGGCAACAGGAACCGGACTTAAGGTTATCGGTTTGTACGGGGGTGTGGAACAGGATCCGCAGATTGCACACCTCAAAAATGGGGTTGATGTACTTGTAGCAACACCCGGTCGTATGTTTGACCTTGCTGCACAGAAGCACCTCAACTTTAAGTCAGTTCAGATCCTTATCCTGGATGAAGCTGACCATATGCTTGAGAAGGGTTTTTATAACGATATGCAGGATCTTGTCAGGCGCATTCCAAGGAGGCGCCAGACTTTGTTTTTCTCTGCCACAATCGACAAGACCATCAAGGATCTTGCATACAGCCTTGTAAATAAACCCGTCCGCATTCAGATATCTCCCAAAGACCCGGTTTCCAAAAATGTCGATCACTCCCTGATGTATGTTGAGATGGACGACAAACGCTTTTTTCTTGAACGTATCATAAGAGAGCACCCTGAGAGTAAGATACTTGTATTTGTGCGGACCAAGGTTCGTGCCGAAAGGGTTGTGAAGGCAATGGAAAGGGTAGGCCTAAAGGCAGAGTCTATACATGGTGATCTGGCTCAGAAAGACCGGGCCAAGGTAATGGATCGTTTTCGCTCGGGCGAAAACAAGGTTCTCATTGCCACTGACGTTAGTGCCAGGGGCATTGATATTCCAAATGTTGAATATGTAGTCAACTATGACCTTCCGGATGATCCTGAGAACTATGTTCACCGTGTGGGACGAACAGGTCGCGGTACTAACCGAGGTATTGCTGTCTCATTCTGTGGCAGGGAGGAAAAGGAAAAACTTGAAGAGATAGAATCATATCTTGACAATCCAATAAAGGTACTGGAGCTGGATCCGACAGATTATGAGGCAACCATAGACTTTTCAAAGGATGCTAAGTACGACTGGAAATCTGTTGTTAACGAACTTATTGACTTCGAGGAAAAACCCAAAAAGAAAAAGAAATAA
- the speA gene encoding biosynthetic arginine decarboxylase, which translates to MRKWRIEDSAELYNINGWGVDYFSINEKGNVIVTPKKGGAAVELKELMDELMVRDVSNPVLLRFPDILDDRIESISHCFKKAAEEYNYKGQNFLIYPIKVNQMRQVVEEIVSHGKKFNIGLEAGSKPELHAVLAINTETNSVIICNGYKDEDYIELALLAQKMGKRIFIVVEKLNELRLIAKIAKRLQIRPNIGIRIKLASSGSGKWEDSGGDSSKFGLTSSELLEALDFLKRQKMEDCLALIHFHIGSQVTKIRRIKTALREAAQFYVQLHKLGFNISFVDIGGGLGVDYDGTRSSNSESSVNYTIQEYVNDSISHFVDAADKNDIPHPNVITESGRSLTAHHAVLVFEVLEATSPPMWNEEEEITDSDHELVKEMYTLWENINQPRMMETWHDALQIREEALDRYSLGVLDLITRAKVERLFWSIANEINLITTELKHVPDEFRNLSKLLADKYFCNFSLFQSLPDSWAIDQIFPIMPIHRLEEKPSRNATLQDITCDSDGKIDNFIATRNISHFLPVHPLKAKDPYYVGVFLVGAYQEILGDLHNLFGDTNAVHVSVDEDGYSIEQVIDGETVAEVLEYVQYSPKKLVRTVETWVTSSVKAGKISAEEGKEFLSNYRSGLYGYTYLE; encoded by the coding sequence GTGAGAAAATGGCGTATTGAAGATTCTGCTGAGCTTTACAACATCAATGGTTGGGGCGTAGATTATTTCTCCATAAATGAGAAAGGCAACGTCATAGTAACTCCTAAGAAGGGAGGAGCTGCAGTTGAACTTAAGGAGCTTATGGATGAGCTTATGGTTAGGGATGTATCCAATCCTGTACTTCTCCGTTTTCCTGATATATTGGATGATAGGATTGAGTCCATATCACATTGCTTTAAGAAAGCTGCCGAAGAGTACAACTACAAGGGTCAGAACTTCCTGATCTATCCAATCAAGGTTAACCAAATGCGTCAGGTCGTGGAGGAAATAGTGAGCCACGGCAAAAAGTTTAATATCGGTCTGGAGGCAGGCTCCAAACCGGAACTGCATGCTGTGTTGGCCATCAATACTGAGACCAACTCGGTTATTATATGCAACGGATATAAGGACGAAGATTATATCGAATTGGCACTGCTAGCTCAGAAGATGGGTAAGCGCATTTTCATAGTAGTTGAAAAACTTAATGAGCTGCGCCTTATTGCCAAAATAGCAAAACGACTGCAGATCAGACCAAATATTGGCATTCGTATCAAACTTGCAAGTAGTGGTAGTGGTAAATGGGAAGACTCAGGTGGAGACAGCTCCAAGTTTGGTCTTACTTCCAGCGAACTGCTTGAAGCACTTGATTTTCTAAAGCGTCAGAAGATGGAGGATTGCCTGGCCTTGATTCACTTTCATATCGGCAGTCAGGTAACCAAGATTCGCAGGATTAAAACAGCACTAAGAGAAGCTGCGCAGTTTTATGTTCAACTCCATAAGTTGGGCTTCAACATCAGCTTTGTTGATATTGGTGGCGGACTTGGTGTTGACTATGACGGTACTCGTTCATCCAACAGTGAGAGCAGTGTCAACTATACAATACAAGAGTATGTCAATGACTCAATTTCTCACTTTGTAGATGCGGCAGACAAGAACGATATCCCTCACCCCAATGTGATTACTGAGTCTGGACGCTCACTTACAGCGCACCACGCAGTTTTGGTATTCGAAGTTTTGGAAGCTACCTCTCCTCCGATGTGGAATGAAGAGGAAGAAATCACTGATAGTGACCATGAACTGGTAAAAGAGATGTATACCCTGTGGGAAAACATCAACCAGCCCCGAATGATGGAGACCTGGCACGATGCTCTGCAGATCAGGGAGGAAGCACTGGACCGTTATAGTCTGGGTGTTCTTGACCTTATTACAAGGGCCAAGGTGGAACGTCTGTTCTGGTCTATAGCAAACGAGATCAACCTAATAACTACCGAGCTAAAGCATGTTCCTGATGAGTTCAGAAACTTGTCAAAGCTACTTGCTGACAAGTATTTCTGTAATTTCTCACTGTTTCAGTCATTACCGGATTCATGGGCTATCGACCAGATATTTCCAATTATGCCGATACACAGACTGGAGGAGAAGCCGTCAAGGAATGCAACACTTCAGGATATCACCTGTGACTCGGACGGTAAGATAGACAACTTTATTGCTACCCGTAATATCAGCCACTTCCTGCCGGTTCACCCGCTCAAGGCCAAGGACCCTTATTATGTAGGTGTGTTCCTTGTAGGTGCATATCAGGAAATCCTGGGTGACCTTCACAACCTCTTTGGTGACACCAATGCTGTTCACGTATCTGTTGATGAGGATGGATATAGCATTGAGCAGGTTATCGACGGTGAAACCGTTGCCGAAGTTCTCGAATACGTACAATACAGTCCCAAAAAGCTCGTTAGGACAGTAGAGACATGGGTTACCTCATCAGTTAAGGCTGGTAAGATCTCTGCTGAAGAAGGAAAGGAATTCCTTTCAAACTACCGTTCAGGTCTGTATGGTTATACCTATCTTGAATAG
- a CDS encoding acyloxyacyl hydrolase, with protein sequence MIFINRNYRHRYLIILAALYSVSASIFAETKEDSTRIAFEVKYHHGIVIPHHTSMTYLIDDYARGTEINIIRQRHKEQLWETYLNRPETGVGFWYSTFGRSDIYGEGFAIYPYINYRLFQIGRLQARYKVALGLGYATKPFKVGENTYNTVFGSHLNAYVGLGLRLHYPITDRFSLSTSFALNHMSNGSSRKPNNGINTAAIDFGLIYELVPFQEPEYVDRKVPADDSREWLFTLGVGRNQAAAYNPTIYWSGSITATHLWYKTRSKAYGIGLDLIKFGGAPYAYNMFQDLDESRDYSLYEELYAGVFGTMESHLGSSSLFMSLGAYIFYKTEPRQPLYARLGIRKKITDQWLAHFGIKANFFTAEFIEFGLGYRLRYR encoded by the coding sequence GTGATTTTTATAAACAGAAATTACAGACATAGATATCTGATAATACTGGCGGCACTGTATTCTGTGTCCGCCAGTATTTTTGCTGAAACAAAAGAAGACAGTACCCGCATTGCTTTTGAGGTAAAATACCATCATGGTATAGTCATTCCCCACCACACAAGTATGACCTACCTTATCGATGATTATGCTCGGGGTACTGAGATTAATATTATACGTCAGCGTCATAAAGAGCAACTTTGGGAAACCTATCTCAACCGGCCGGAAACAGGTGTTGGGTTCTGGTATAGCACTTTTGGCCGTTCCGACATTTACGGTGAAGGGTTTGCCATCTATCCCTACATCAATTATAGGTTGTTCCAGATTGGACGCTTGCAGGCCAGGTACAAGGTTGCCCTAGGTCTTGGCTATGCCACTAAACCATTCAAAGTGGGGGAAAACACATACAACACTGTTTTCGGATCACACCTGAATGCCTATGTGGGTCTGGGACTACGTCTGCATTACCCCATCACCGACAGGTTTTCACTTTCCACATCGTTTGCGCTTAATCATATGAGCAACGGTTCGTCACGCAAGCCCAACAACGGGATTAATACTGCGGCGATTGACTTTGGACTGATCTATGAGCTGGTGCCCTTTCAGGAGCCCGAATATGTGGACAGGAAGGTGCCTGCTGACGATTCTCGCGAATGGCTGTTTACCCTTGGTGTTGGCCGTAACCAGGCTGCTGCCTATAACCCTACGATTTATTGGTCAGGTAGTATTACAGCAACTCACCTGTGGTACAAGACCCGCTCCAAAGCCTATGGTATAGGACTAGACCTTATCAAGTTTGGTGGTGCTCCCTATGCTTACAATATGTTTCAAGATCTTGACGAGAGTCGGGATTATTCGCTGTATGAAGAATTATATGCCGGAGTTTTTGGAACTATGGAGTCACATTTGGGTAGCAGTTCATTGTTTATGTCCCTGGGGGCTTATATCTTTTACAAAACAGAACCACGTCAGCCTTTATACGCAAGGCTTGGAATAAGAAAGAAGATAACAGACCAGTGGCTGGCGCACTTTGGGATAAAAGCCAACTTCTTCACGGCCGAATTTATAGAATTCGGACTTGGTTACAGACTTAGATACAGATAA
- a CDS encoding GIN domain-containing protein: MIKRLAYIFAILIGLASCEYITEMNKTGDIVSKDIAWEGAEEIEIWAPIRLILVNSDSSYMHLSGMDFIVEGYRLYNQDGRLFIKHNKTEILQESKIANLYVYSPSFKRIDTNSPCKITTNGDTLDITSLSIVVNGKGLYTTGDFILKGDEFHLSVYGGVNKTHHNIGGQVNNAYYHLEGGCDIIADKLQSKSCEVTQKAYGDIYLCAEEKLLVRVYSTGNVYFKGDPEIDFEQVKNNMMKASGKLIKLN; encoded by the coding sequence ATGATCAAAAGACTGGCCTACATATTTGCGATACTAATAGGATTAGCTTCATGTGAATATATTACCGAGATGAACAAAACCGGTGATATAGTAAGCAAGGATATTGCCTGGGAAGGAGCTGAAGAAATTGAGATCTGGGCTCCGATCAGGTTGATTCTTGTAAACAGTGACAGCAGCTATATGCACCTTAGTGGTATGGATTTCATCGTTGAGGGCTACAGACTTTACAACCAGGACGGCAGACTCTTTATCAAGCACAACAAAACCGAGATTCTCCAGGAAAGTAAGATAGCCAACCTATATGTATATTCACCTTCGTTCAAAAGGATAGATACAAACTCACCCTGCAAAATAACTACCAATGGTGATACCCTTGACATTACATCGCTTAGCATAGTGGTCAATGGGAAGGGGCTTTATACAACTGGGGACTTTATTCTGAAAGGTGATGAGTTCCATCTCTCGGTCTATGGTGGTGTCAACAAGACACACCACAATATCGGAGGTCAGGTCAACAATGCCTACTACCATCTTGAGGGAGGTTGTGATATTATAGCGGATAAACTGCAATCAAAGTCCTGCGAGGTAACACAAAAAGCTTATGGGGACATTTACCTGTGTGCTGAGGAGAAGCTGCTGGTAAGAGTGTACTCTACCGGCAACGTGTATTTCAAAGGCGATCCCGAGATCGACTTTGAACAGGTCAAAAACAACATGATGAAGGCTTCTGGTAAACTGATAAAGCTTAATTAA
- a CDS encoding DMT family protein produces MLAKGFFTVLFLIISNAFMTFAWYGHLKFHEMKWSQNLGLVAIILISWGIALFEYMFQVPANRIGFRENGGPFNLLELKVIQEVISLTVFAIISILVFKSEPLRWNHFVGLFFLVLAVYFIFKK; encoded by the coding sequence ATGTTAGCAAAGGGGTTCTTTACAGTACTTTTTCTGATTATCTCAAATGCCTTTATGACCTTTGCCTGGTACGGCCATTTGAAGTTTCATGAAATGAAATGGTCGCAAAACCTGGGCCTGGTGGCAATAATCCTGATTAGCTGGGGAATAGCCCTGTTCGAGTATATGTTCCAGGTCCCGGCCAATCGTATTGGCTTTCGTGAAAACGGAGGGCCTTTTAATCTTCTTGAACTAAAGGTTATTCAGGAGGTGATATCTCTTACAGTCTTTGCTATAATTTCAATTCTTGTATTCAAGTCAGAACCACTAAGGTGGAACCACTTTGTGGGCTTATTCTTCCTTGTTTTGGCAGTGTACTTTATTTTCAAAAAGTAA